Proteins found in one Bacillus subtilis subsp. subtilis str. 168 genomic segment:
- the ylaH gene encoding conserved membrane protein of unkown function (Evidence 4: Unknown function but conserved in other organisms) has protein sequence MNDVSERLSFFAALYQVDRQPAAGMWLLYGTIFVLAVIVFKLGFAKRLPVLKSAVVYVFLALGCTVLTFLGVFLPVAEGLVVAALILIIYKIRLYQSKKGQSAKS, from the coding sequence TTGAATGACGTAAGCGAACGCCTGTCGTTCTTCGCCGCTCTATATCAAGTAGACCGGCAGCCTGCGGCAGGCATGTGGCTGCTGTACGGCACGATTTTTGTGTTGGCCGTTATTGTATTTAAGCTTGGATTTGCTAAACGGCTTCCTGTATTAAAATCTGCAGTGGTGTATGTATTTTTGGCTTTGGGCTGCACTGTTTTGACTTTTTTAGGGGTGTTTTTGCCCGTGGCAGAAGGATTGGTCGTCGCTGCGCTGATTTTAATCATTTACAAAATCCGGCTGTATCAGTCGAAAAAAGGACAGTCTGCAAAATCATAA
- the ylaI gene encoding hypothetical protein (Evidence 4: Unknown function but conserved in other organisms), whose translation MMRVKCSICDKIETIDDDTLIAKRLRNRPIHTYMCQECHDRIAKKTEERLKTGKFTFHPGQQKKEKVKK comes from the coding sequence ATGATGAGGGTCAAATGTTCTATTTGCGATAAAATTGAAACAATTGATGATGATACCCTGATCGCGAAACGGCTTCGAAACCGCCCGATCCATACATATATGTGCCAGGAATGCCACGATCGGATTGCCAAAAAAACAGAGGAACGGCTGAAAACGGGAAAATTTACTTTTCACCCGGGACAGCAGAAAAAAGAAAAAGTCAAAAAATAA